The Sebastes umbrosus isolate fSebUmb1 chromosome 19, fSebUmb1.pri, whole genome shotgun sequence genome has a segment encoding these proteins:
- the cplane1 gene encoding ciliogenesis and planar polarity effector 1 isoform X8 yields the protein MELKLEVVLSSSIKRKKPWPRFCWLGKEKESVFLLDDKRISEINMVSGRTKKRTPKLHPLLNSVVTMASSHNGMWLCGLLVSGELFLWNRDKDLLKTAAAVPEVVQMITALQGSATRLSLQVSGDGMRVLLVAITGQVFLWEGMDVRDLTLVRDGTVKGHWAHIQPLEDSILPSSQDKEASQHTIFIKTEVMDDACLSAFVFTSGRKLIITCLKIQWEEGRVRAGSVGYSIQWATKTYPMSRLTPPCQPVKSRGALVPAFSPDGRLLAIVLNQRQPRATQVLFVSTQNFVSISSGLGGCGSKKLEIPSKYIRSYWVGSVSWSPGGLFLACVLKRGSLLMLARLGGLLTLTSCGCNVDFEPAHFLPLHPLVHYRAPMSAGKGESSLSSSSLSVRDVLRQRYSVTWHPRLLYLIVSDGYMATVLRVLDRPSPALLLKTLLKDTSKDLEKASRILDRSQVIHVRAWLESLSCLHLDSSLVTCGPNTADSVISAATDGSTLPLFLQDQGTLGGTKELLEKVQTFFEDDSDVDGPPAGSHLEDGGRLEFASMFDTLHALDTQTGFITSPDYEKDFVETERKTSLLHLELGKIQKKLLTAWAFGMSLGNAVENRTRLLKHTLYCVVRFAALHNLISSSVNTGKKNTSVSACLLDLLKALLSFLPWDSTHSDGPCCLGLVVEFSKRLIRLLLTPHPESYQTGHCQLSSHTLSSVLLILQLVSDSLDHTYSLQQRTVWSSAEKESLSQQPQCWPSDAHYVPLLQDDKEEKSSFVHQARPVPQRPSSRLLGVWQWVYKITQQYMEELKGFKGCDGWEEEWQQSSVIMSQIQTALQATGERLEEGPALLSYPGEHLFLFGSYPKSADTWRTQICEESNKSCDRSVFKETRLCLALLYSLLSQYRLREAQELGDHMACLILHRAGHQKDNITADSLPCPWLPTDLHSDAACAVVQTLGRFMASYFTNQPLSILPPHHVTILPPLHLPHAPSVGRLMPLCQEEVARAVRQQQLSEVWTVDYAQDLLLLGGLLPETVWLAYHLGDWKTAASLSLAYTNYCTDHFDFSRLRRRELHLPTALEPESIFQVELECLFGNKSDSQERRDKDGDKSFTDPTEGEDWDLLQVSIHEILKASVMAGVNVMSSPLSSLLNTAKDLCSCLPTLVPNGLYLPSPPLYCPQPSPNTQDPKGTIGQFAEVASRHKVSGVLQRLLLLLRSARCCHPAAQWYISHLRRARHVLHKIKKKYSYPSAAEEEKAFPEGLMKFVTRSGFFRRGPNKDRHLDPDTIQTIICFRELCGLCWMLHVRDQLSISCRKYQAARQHGRDEQILGDSEVRSTCADALRWARRFLPFSCFLNAEEILQDILLSLVSELPPLSLVADTLVRAFPEEEESVRVPLREKYNTLLQRLRRCNVLEGEKEEVDELMIIVIQDKFRQRKKHLRRLTRHLAPPVLHLWEKEEEKEDRGNKHGMAVLRKLSLGTSLSTSTLTDCGFPPVYSDGDTVDNSSEAVSPEMHSRAKTRGKKAKKTAAKKTTVKIESVIQEESQPGDAKENEQPPLPVVGTWEFELEDEEYLNFLELFLSYVLEKDSADGGDSGGELPLLKGFSSQLRERELHSLTFDVLTTIHRRQRDVHHPARKHSGNDPPVFRAGCCYKPVKQGATPDLQTSSAWSEPPVSRTSLSVTSLPGLRAGKQKGLFSLRQQRPLSQRMKRGHFGSETSPIRSAFPTGQPSESGIFGSSTSVEAVIELQQGLDAKLEAWFPELGRLLEWMVRWADRRVLLGHHGKKKKERGGGDGGTADEGVVIRVKASAPAVLTSLSLLERRYNALLGTDRYSAHIQVPQTQWTVAPVLQPEADRKLERESSVDTGYPGSANTPIIGLDNNLQQEELSISSRTDEPEELKFHRTPLPNDQDQLPFDAQQRQSSSQQLSLHDLDVTPEKEGKSSDSEGLEVSSSVSNENISGNICTSDTSLKLADLDFPENAEDMSSSTSLHAESLQAPPHPKPQALPTVQPEAEVHADPSGSTEALLPNTPVDPPSLQPQSSTAGAPTVDSTAPKQPLSTQSPATQQRLGEDLFRLVQNINYMSLMEVLGASFSNLQLAQQSSSLAQSNMNTSHPNVPSSYATNFIPQPNALPVQTNISVPPQTQAHVPSSRSNNPQFSQAPACMFADQHAMQSSGKTSPTGGQHHTTRNLTSTANGAGVSYQEMQQLSVQAVSPEIQFMESRRLIPPSQGLLATTDTSHTIHSAPVLLPSNDSVQSDPAPQVLGLKLLQLHRPPLPQQSAPHHPQGPQELYTANPATIESHQHKNNDQSASVPKKQLSFNTPHDPAPRYSQVKSQTSERYSGQGFSLLPPALPAHTPAPMQGLRLLHFQAVPQSNTTFPKLPLPPPYRPATFIAAPMGHAPMIKLLHIDSGPQMRFSEAAPSRPMTRLMSMEELTSSVIGRQNAEEARLQLLRVDPPTESTRRATTYPSSNSNHRQKRREELAGKARKAEVTFRPNESIIPTQEPTNEPAHEDPASAEEVTPGRDVAQFGSFDYLLTGQRLLDKAESTSAELHAFASTRKRPPECHDAFTNTDPARPPTLVDKAVSASSPKSQSSGNLRFFNERLVEETEETPQGPETNLGLNGRQFISVLDLEDKDLHQDLPPCLSLGAQDVPSIRPSSPTSAQLHVLATSVIRSSAAADPQPLATSPEDLHWRSRTDVPEESPSHSRIEPGRDSERITPQDVVDPPDSEICRAIRNQSVGLHSASSTPPTAWFSSRLSELDAQLAALQNIADYLEMDFSNSRMLVNTIEKLSPVLAPDVKTATAVKKTVRLSVPQEAWLPRLDASTELNAWEEEEENQEDERVLHNDSWASERNLSVRYSTSSHSHNAGPSYRHTPPKMKDQLSEASGISSVWANENLGQTGLSDTAEILDELVREGYLSRTDLNLSRSQTAAHRSRLDQQQSSWMSQKRVRPEDERRELRIWMRRKQRERLAVYQKHRESLREREHNPFSTSGTVKPTHKNKATAWRTREEKEKFMLLEQYNQRTREAYSLASDFPTSPPNLRAFSQTEGLPVALTTRANTAPPSGSTHRAYSVSADDKRSLKSGQAQPHLRPWTAEMQGQASEDHRRRLGLHRPVTSLPRDRLSQLTRRGMLTYTKSHAKLHTAGQSEERHVGHHRKTGPGRGAAVERGMPREQTRVEEREEVNLLDPTSELNRLLESEESNIVLAGLLDEQDDGAGAGVSAMDWLDNLSESASSNLSKIDWAAIERMVSAEDS from the exons ATGGAGCTAAAGCTGGAGGTTGTTTTGTCATCCAGCATCAAACGGAAGAAACCATGGCCGAGATTCTGTTGGCTTGGGAAG GAGAAGGAGTCTGTGTTCCTGTTAGATGACAAACGGATCAGTGAGATCAACATGGTGTCTGGTCGCACCAAGAAGAGGACTCCTAAGCTCCATCCTCTACTCAACAGTGTGGTGACAATGGCTTCATCCCACAACG gtaTGTGGCTTTGTGGACTTCTGGTGTCAGGAGAGCTGTTTCTGTGGAACAGGGATAAAGACTTGTTGAAGACTGCTGCAGCAGTCCCAGAAGTAGTTCAAATGATTACTGCTCTTCAAG ggAGTGCTACACGACTATCGCTCCAGGTTTCAGGGGATGGGATGCGTGTGCTCCTGGTAGCCATAACAGGGCAAGTGTTCCTGTGGGAGGGTATGGATGTCAGGGATTTGACATTAGTACGAGATGGCACAGTCAAGGGACACTGGGCACATATACAGCCCCTTGAAGACTCCATTCTGCCTTCCTCGCAGGACAAAGAAGCATCCCAACACACCATCTTCATCAAGACAGAG GTTATGGATGATGCCTGCTTATCAGCCTTTGTTTTCACATCTGGGAGGAAACTAATCATCACCTGCCTGAAAATTCAATGGGAGGAGGGACGTGTGAGAGCGGG TTCTGTGGGATACAGCATACAGTGGGCCACCAAGACATACCCCATGTCTCGTCTCACCCCGCCCTGCCAACCAGTGAAGTCCAGAGGGGCCTTGGTGCCAGCCTTCTCCCCAGATGGCCGACTGTTAGCCATCGTCCTGAACCAAAGACAGCCTAGG GCCACACAGGTCCTCTTTGTGAGCACACAGAATTTTGTCTCAATATCAAGTGGCCTCGGAGGATGTGGCAGTAAGAAATTGGAGATCCCCTCTAAATACATAAG GTCCTACTGGGTGGGCAGTGTGAGCTGGTCCCCAGGCGGTCTTTTCCTGGCCTGTGTTCTGAAGAGAGGCTCCCTTCTTATGTTAGCTCGCCTTGGAGGGCTTCTCACTCTAACAAGCTGTGGGTGCAATGTTGACTTCGAGCCTGCACACTTCCTACCCCTGCACCCTCTCGTCCATTACCG GGCGCCAATGTCTGCAGGGAAAGGGGAGTCCTCTCTGTCCAGCTCCAGCTTGTCTGTGCGGGATGTCCTCAGGCAGCGGTATTCTGTGACCTGGCATCCACGGCTGTTGTATCTCATTGTGTCTGATGGCTACATGGCCACAGTTCTGAGGGTGCTAGATAGGCCTTCTCCTGCCCTGCTACTGAAAACACTTCTAAAGGACACAAGCAAGGACCTCGAGAAAGCCAGCCGGATACTGGATAGATCACAGGTG ATTCATGTGAGGGCATGGTTGGAATCTCTATCTTGCCTGCATCTTGACAGCAGCCTTGTTACATGTGGGCCCAACACCGCAGACTCTGTCATTTCAGCAGCCACAGATGGATCCACTTTGCCACTTTTCCTGCAGGATCAGGGCACATTGGGTGGTACCAAGGAGCTTCTTGAAAAAGTACAG ACTTTCTTCGAGGACGACTCTGATGTGGACGGACCTCCTGCTGGTTCTCATCTGGAGGATGGCGGCCGTTTGGAGTTTGCCTCAATGTTTGACACACTTCACGCCCTGGACACACAGACTGGATTTATTACTAGCCCAGATTATGAGAAGGACTTTGttgaaacagagaggaagactTCTCTTCTTCATCTCGAACTTGGAAAAATCCAGAAAAAGCTGTTAACAGCTTGGGCTTTTGGCATGTCTCTCGGAAATGCTGTGGAAAACAGAACTCGTCTGCTGAAGCATACCCTCTATTGTGTGGTGCGATTCGCTGCTTTACACAATTTAATCTCCAGCTCCGTGAACACAGGGAAAAAGAATACCTCGGTTTCTGCTTGCCTTCTGGACCTTCTCAAAGCCCTTCTGTCTTTTCTTCCGTGGGATAGCACTCACTCTGATGGGCCATGCTGCCTGGGGCTGGTGGTAGAGTTCAGTAAACGGCTGATACGCCTCCTGCTGACCCCTCACCCCGAGTCCTACCAGACTGGTCACTGTCAGTTATCATCTCATACTCTCTCCTCAGTCCTGCTTATCTTGCAGCTGGTTTCCGATTCTCTTGACCACACCTACAGCCTGCAGCAAAGAACTGTCTGGTCCTCTGCAGAGAAGGAATCTCTTTCCCAGCAACCACAATGCTGGCCTTCAGATGCACACTATGTGCCTCTGTTGCAGGATGACAAAGAAGAGAAATCCAGTTTTGTACATCAGGCAAGACCTGTTCCCCAGCGACCATCCAGCAG ATTGCTGGGAGTGTGGCAGTGGGTCTACAAGATCACCCAGCAGTATATGGAGGAACTGAAAGGCTTTAAAGGCTGTGATGGCTGGGAGGAGGAATGGCAACAGTCGTCTGTCATCATGTCCCAGATCCAAACAGCTCTGCAGGCTACAGGAGAAAGGCTAGAGGAGGGTCCTGCACTGCTGAGTTACCCAG GTGAACATCTTTTCCTGTTTGGCTCGTACCCAAAAAGTGCCGATACATGGCGGACACAAATTTGTGAGGAGAGTAACAAAA GCTGTGATCGTAGCGTCTTCAAGGAGACTCGGCTTTGTCTGGCACTCCTATACAGTCTGTTATCCCAGTACCGTCTGAGAGAAGCCCAGGAGTTGGGGGACCACATGGCCTGCCTGATCCTGCACAGGGCTGGACACCAGAAGGACAACATAACAG CAGACTCCCTCCCTTGCCCGTGGCTGCCGACGGACCTTCACAGTGACGCAGCTTGTGCCGTGGTTCAGACCCTGGGGAGATTCATGGCCTCTTATTTCACCAACCAACCCCTCAGCATCCTGCCCCCTCACCATGTGACCATCCTGCCTCCACTACATCTACCTCATG CCCCTAGCGTTGGGCGCTTGATGCCACTGTGCCAGGAGGAGGTGGCTAGAGCAGTGcgacaacagcagctgtcagaggTATGGACAGTAGACTACGCCCAGGACCTGCTGCTGCTAGGGGGTCTGCTTCCTGAGACTGTGTGGTTGGCTTACCATCTTGGGGACTGGAAGACAGCGGCCTCTCTGAGCCTGGCCTACACAAACTACTGCACTGACCACTTTGACTTCTCTCG GCTCAGGAGGAGAGAGCTCCACCTCCCAACAGCTTTGGAACCAGAAAGCATTTTTCAGGTTGAGTTGGAGTGTCTTTTTGGCAATAAGTCTGACTCCCAAGAGCGCAGAGATAAAGATGGTGACAAGAGCTTTACAG ACCCTACCGAAGGAGAAGACTGGGACTTGTTACAGGTTTCCATTCATGAGATTCTGAAGGCTTCAGTCATGGCTGGAGTTAATGTCATGTCTTCACCCTTGTCTTCCTTGCTGAACACAGCCAAAGACCTGTGTTCTTGTCTGCCTACGTTGGTGCCCAATGGACTGTATCTGCCTTCCCCACCTCTTTATTGCCCTCAGCCTTCCCCCAACACACAG GACCCAAAAGGGACAATAGGACAGTTTGCAGAAGTTGCATCACGTCACAAAGTGTCCGGAGTTCTCCAAAGATTGCTGTTACTCCTGAGATCTGCACGTTGTTGCCATCCTGCTGCCCAGTGGTACATCAGCCATCTGCGCCGCGCCAGACACGTACTACACAAG ATCAAGAAGAAGTACTCCTATCCATCAGCTGCTGAAGAAGAAAAGGCTTTCCCAGAGGGCCTGATGAAGTTCGTCACCCGTAGTGGATTCTTCAGACGGGGGCCTAATAAAGACCGTCACCTGGACCCTGACACCATTCAAACTATTA TCTGTTTCAGGGAGCTGTGTGGTTTGTGCTGGATGCTCCATGTCAGGGACCAGCTCTCCATTTCCTGCAGGAAGTATCAGGCCGCCAGACAGCATGGTAGAGATGAACAG ATCCTTGGTGATTCAGAGGTGAGATCAACCTGTGCTGATGCTCTCCGCTGGGCCCGTCGTTTCCTGCCTTTTTCTTGCTTCCTCAACGCTGAAGAGATCCTCCAGGACATACTGCTCAGCCTTGTGTCTgaacttcctcctctctctctg gtGGCAGACACGCTGGTACGAGCCTtcccagaggaggaagagtctGTCAGAGTCCCTCTGAGAGAAAAGTACAACACACTGCTGCAGAGACTGAGGCGATGCAATGTCCTTG AGGGGGAAAAAGAGGAGGTGGACGAGTTGATGATTATTGTGATTCAAGACAAATTCAGGCAGAGGAAGAAACATCTTAGGCGTTTGACGAGGCACCTGGCGCCCCCTGTTCTCCATCtgtgggagaaagaggaggagaaggaggacagGGGAAACAAACATGGGATGGCTGTGTTGAGGAAACTCTCACTGGGTACAAGTCTGAGCACCAGCACCTTAACTGACTGTGGGTTCCCTCCAGTGTACAGTGATGGAGACACTGTGGATAATTCATCTGAGGCTGTCTCTCCTGAAATGCACAGCAGAGCCAAGACAAG GggcaaaaaagcaaaaaagactGCTGCAAAGAAGACTACTGTTAAGATTGAAAGCGTCattcaggaggagagtcagccAGGCGACGCCAAGGAGAATGAGCAGCCCCCCCTACCAGTGGTTGGCACCTGGGAGTTTGAGCTGGAAGATGAAGAGTATCTAAATTTCCTGGAGCTCTTCCTCAGCTACGTGCTAGAGAAGGATAGCGCTGATGGAGGGGACTCAGGCGGTGAACTTCCTTTGCTGAAGGGCTTTTCATCCCAGCTGCGGGAGAGAGAGTTGCATTCCCTCACCTTCGATGTGCTCACAACTATTCATCGCCGTCAAAGAGATGTGCACCATCCAGCGAGAAAACACTCTGGCAATGATCCTCCGGTGTTCAGAGCCGGCTGCTGCTACAAGCCCGTGAAACAAGGTGCGACACCCGATCTGCAGACTTCCTCCGCCTGGAGTGAACCCCCCGTATCCAGAACTAGCCTCTCTGTCACCTCTCTTCCTGGGCTGAGAGCTGGCAAGCAGAAAGGTTTGTTTAGCCTCCGACAGCAGAGGCCTTTAAGCCAAAGAATGAAGAGGGGGCACTTTGGTTCTGAAACTAGTCCTATCCGAAGTGCCTTTCCCACAGGGCAGCCTTCAGAGAGCGGCATATTTGGCTCCTCAACTTCTGTGGAGGCAGTGATTGAACTTCAGCAGGGCCTGGACGCTAAACTAGAGGCTTGGTTTCCGGAGCTAGGCAGGCTGCTGGAGTGGATGGTACGCTGGGCTGATAGGAGGGTGCTACTGGGACATCatggcaaaaagaaaaaagagaggggaggaggggatggaggaACAGCTGATGAAGGAGTAGTGATCCGCGTCAAAGCCTCAGCGCCTGCCGTCCTCACTTCCCTCAGCTTGCTGGAGCGCAGGTACAACGCTCTGCTTGGGACTGACCGCTACAGTGCCCACATCCAGGTTCCACAAACACAATGGACTGTAGCCCCCGTGCTGCAACCTGAGGCGGACAGgaagctggagagagagagcagtgttGATACAGGCTACCCTGGATCAGCCAACACTCCCATCATTGGTCTTGATAACAATCTACAGCAAGAAGAACTGTCCAT TAGTTCTCGCACAGATGAACCAGAGGAACTGAAGTTTCACAGGACACCTCTCCCTAATGACCAGGATCAACTGCCCTTTGATGCTCAGCAGAGACAATCCAGCTCACAACAACTATCTCTCCATGACTTAGATGTCACACCTGAAAAAGAAG gaaaaagTAGTGACAGTGAGGGCTTGGAAGTGTCGTCATCTGTTTCCAATGAGAACATTTCTGGAAACATCTGCACGTCTGACACG AGTTTAAAGCTTGCAGACTTGGACTTCCCAGAAAATGCTGAAGACATGTCCAGCTCTACGTCTCT TCATGCTGAAAGCCTGCAAGCCCCCCCACACCCAAAGCCCCAAGCTCTTCCTACTGTCCAGCCTGAGGCAGAGGTCCATGCAGATCCTTCTGGTTCAACTGAAGCGCTGCTCCCCAACACACCTGTTGATCCTCCAAGCCTTCAGCCACAAAGCTCCACAGCTGGTGCACCCACTGTGGATTCTACAGCCCCCAAACAACCATTATCCACTCAGTCTCCGGCAACACAACAGCGTTTGGGTGAAGACTTATTCAGATTGGTTCAG AATATCAACTACATGAGCCTGATGGAGGTTTTGGGAGCGTCGTTTTCTAACCTGCAACTTGCCCAGCAGAGCTCTTCTTTGGCCCAGTCTAACATGAACACCTCACACCCTAATGTGCCATCATCTTATGCTACCAATTTCATCCCTCAACCGAATGCCTTACCCGTTCAAACCAACATTTCTGTGCCACCTCAGACACAAGCACATGTGCCAAGTTCAAGATCCAACAACCCTCAGTTCAGTCAGGCCCCTGCATGTATGTTTGCAGACCAGCATGCCATGCAGAGCTCAGGGAAAACCTCTCCGACAGGCGGCCAGCATCACACCACCAGGAACCTGACCTCCACTGCTAATGGTGCAGGTGTAAGTTATCAG GAAATGCAGCAGCTCTCTGTCCAGGCGGTGTCACCAGAAATCCAGTTTATGGAGAGCAGGAGGTTGATTCCACCCTCACAGGGGCTTCTGGCCACTACTGACACCAGTCACACAATTCACAGTGCCCCTGTGTTACTGCCTTCTAATGATAGCGTACAAAGTGATCCTGCTCCTCAGGTCTTGGGCTTGAAGTTACTTCAACTCCACCGTCCTCCATTGCCCCAGCAGAGTGCCCCACACCATCCCCAAGGCCCCCAGGAGCTCTACACTGCAAACCCTGCAACTATAGAATCCCATCAGCATAAAAACAATGACCAATCTGCCTCGGtcccaaaaaaacaactcagTTTTAATACTCCGCATGATCCAGCTCCCAGGTACTCTCAAGTCAAGAGTCAGACATCGGAAAGATACAGTGGGCAAGGGTTCTCCCTGCTCCCTCCTGCTTTACCAGCTCACACACCTGCACCGATGCAGGGCCTTCGTCTGCTGCACTTTCAGGCTGTTCCACAAAGCAACACCACGTTCCCCAAACTACCCTTACCACCTCCCTACAGGCCCGCTACTTTCATCGCAGCTCCGATGGGACACGCACCTATGATCAAGCTTCTACATATAGATTCTGGACCACAGATG AGGTTTTCTGAGGCAGCTCCTTCACGCCCAATGACCCGTCTCATGTCCATGGAGGAGTTGACAAGTTCAGTGATCGGGAGGCAGAACGCTGAAGAGGCTCGACTGCAGTTGCTCAGAGTAGACCCACCTACTGAAAGCACTAGAAGAGCTACCACTTATCCCAGCTCTAACTCCAACCATAG gcagaaaaggagagaggagctggcGGGGAAGGCAAGAAAAGCAGAGGTCACATTCAGACCAAATGAGTCCATCATCCCTACACAAGAG CCAACAAACGAGCCTGCACACGAAGATCCTGCATCTGCAGAAGAGGTCACCCCTGGACGGGACGTTGCTCAATTTG GGTCCTTTGACTATTTGCTGACTGGTCAGAGATTACTGGACAAGGCCGAGTCCACTTCAGCTGAGCTCCATGCCTTTGCTTCCACACGTAAAAGACCCCCAGAGTGCCATGATGCTTTCACCAACACAGACCCAG ctCGTCCTCCCACGCTTGTGGATAAAGCTGTGTCTGCTAGTAGCCCTAAAT CACAAAGCTCAGGGAATCTGCGGTTTTTCAACGAGCGCCTCGTtgaagagacagaggagaccCCACAGGGACCAGAGACGAATCTG GGTCTGAATGGCCGCCAGTTCATAAGTGTCTTGGATCTAGAAGACAAAGACCTGCATCAGGACCTGCCCCCCTGTCTCAGCCTAGGAGCACAAGATGTTCCTTCCATCCGCCCTTCTTCACCTACTTCTGCTCAGCTTCATGTACTTGCGACTTCTGTTATTAGgagttctgctgctgctgatccaCAACCCTTAGCCACCAGTCCAGAGGATCTCCACTGGAGATCACGCACAG ATGTCCCAGAGGAGTCGCCGTCACACAGCCGCATTGAGCCCGGTAGGGATTCAGAGAGAATCACTCCACAAGACGTGGTAGATCCACCTGACTCTGAAATCTGTCGAGCCATAAGGAACCAGAGCGTCGGCCTTCACAGTGCCTCATCCACACCTCCTACAGCCTGGTTCTCTTCCCGCCTGTCAGAGCTGGACGCTCAGTTGGCTGCTCTACAGAACATTGCAGACTATCTGGAGATGGACTTTTCCAACTCCAGGATG CTGGTGAACACTATTGAAAAGCTCTCACCGGTCTTGGCTCCTGATGTGAAGACTGccactgcagtaaaaaaaactgtcagaCTGTCCGTCCCACAGGAAG CATGGTTACCACGACTGGACGCTTCAACTGAACTGAATGCatgggaagaggaagaagaaaatcaGGAAGACGAACGTGTGCTTCATAATGACTCTTGGGCTTCCGAAAGGAACCTATCTGTTCGTTATTCCACTTCTTCTCACAGTCACAACGCCGGTCCTTCCTACCGTCACACCCCTCCAA AAATGAAAGATCAGCTGTCTGAAGCATCTGGGATATCTTCAGT ATGGGCCAATGAGAATCTGGGTCAGACCGGGCTATCCGATACAGCAGAAATCTTAGACGAGCTGGTGAGGGAAGGATATTTGTCCCGGACTGACCTGAATCTGTCCAGGTCACAGACTGCTGCACACCGTAGCAG GCTGGACCAGCAGCAAAGTAGCTGGATGTCGCAGAAACGAGTCCGTCCAGAGGACGAGAGGAGAGAGCTGAGGATCTGGATGAgaaggaaacagagggaaagacTGGCTGTTTatcaaaaacacagagagagcctGAGGGAGAGGGAGCACAATCCTTTTTCTACCTCAGGAACAGTG AAACCAACACACAAGAATAAAGCAACAGCTTGGAGAaccagagaggaaaaagaaaa GTTCATGCTTCTGGAGCAATACAACCAGAGGACCCGTGAAGCCTATTCCTTGGCCAGTGACTTCCCCACCAGTCCTCCAAACCTACGCGCTTTTTCACAGACTGAAGGTTTACCAGTGGCCTTAACTACACGAGCCAACACCGCTCCACCCTCTGGTAGCACTCACAG GGCGTACAGTGTATCTGCTGATGATAAAAGAAGTCTTAAGTCAGGACAAGCTCAACCCCACCTTCGTCCATGGACTGCTGAGATGCAGGGACAAGCTTCAGAAGATCACCGCAGGAGACTGGGACTACATAGACCAG TCACCTCTCTGCCAAGGGACCGTCTGTCTCAGTTGACCCGGCGTGGCATGCTCACGTACACAAAGAGCCATGCTAAACTGCACACAGCCGGCCAGAGCGAAGAACGGCATGTCGGACACCATAGAAAGACGGGGCCGGGCAGAGGGGCCGCTGTAGAGAGAGGGATGCCGAGGGAGCAGACGAGggtggaagagagagaagaggtgaACCTTTTGGATCCCACTTCAGAACTGAACAGGCTGCTGGAGTCAGAGGAGTCTAACATA GTTTTGGCtggactgttggatgagcaggaCGACGGTGCCGGAGCTGGTGTGTCAGCGATGGACTGGCTGGACAACCTTTCTGAGAGCGCCAGCAGCAACCTCAGCAAAATAGACTGGGCAGCTATCGAGAGGATGGTGTCTGCGGAGGACTCTTGA